In Thermococcus sp. M39, the following are encoded in one genomic region:
- a CDS encoding transposase, whose protein sequence is MLLELLDYAFENKVKSHVKLRKALYEKLKEEYPKLPTHYIYTACQDAVTRMKSLLEHKKKGKAETEKPEVRKVSIWLDDVLWDYKRFPQFTERGDGLRTLIVRVSTKNGRITIPFKPHKLFFHYLDSGWKLKANVKLQMDFERKAVYAFLTFQKTVRVPELTGKYLAIDYNLNNITTAAQDFVLQIKTNLGRQVEVYSEVYRKIQTRHLVGWRRKTLSKKGKKLLSKFGSRRKNRRLDVQRKLAKKLVEVAGKYGLTIAVEDLGRNFNQRITRKKKGKKIRNKLHNISANGFLKALEEKALEFGVPLVKVNPAFTSQVCPSCGAFRVKPDEDALRQRVFKCPICGFEADRDFVAVQNLLGLFPFSPKAHESPVEDSVSPVMLVVEANLLHHKNALIVIAQELQQ, encoded by the coding sequence ATTCTCCTTGAACTCCTTGATTATGCTTTTGAAAACAAAGTCAAAAGCCACGTCAAGCTCAGAAAAGCCCTCTACGAGAAGTTGAAAGAAGAATATCCAAAACTGCCGACTCATTACATTTACACGGCCTGTCAGGATGCTGTAACGCGGATGAAGAGCCTTCTCGAACACAAAAAGAAGGGAAAGGCAGAGACTGAAAAACCAGAGGTTAGAAAAGTCTCGATTTGGTTGGATGACGTTCTCTGGGATTACAAACGCTTCCCACAATTCACAGAGCGAGGTGATGGGTTGAGGACACTAATCGTCAGAGTTTCCACCAAGAATGGGCGGATTACAATTCCATTCAAACCGCACAAGCTTTTCTTCCACTATTTGGACAGCGGTTGGAAGCTCAAGGCTAATGTCAAACTCCAGATGGATTTTGAGAGGAAAGCCGTTTATGCTTTTCTCACCTTCCAGAAGACTGTCAGAGTTCCAGAACTAACTGGAAAATACCTCGCAATAGACTATAACTTGAATAACATTACAACAGCGGCACAAGATTTCGTACTTCAAATAAAAACAAACCTTGGGAGACAGGTCGAGGTTTATTCTGAAGTTTATCGAAAAATTCAGACAAGACATCTTGTTGGCTGGAGGAGGAAAACCCTCTCAAAGAAAGGAAAAAAGCTTCTTTCAAAGTTTGGTTCGAGGAGGAAGAACAGAAGGCTCGATGTTCAGAGAAAGCTTGCCAAGAAGCTTGTCGAGGTTGCAGGGAAGTATGGATTGACAATCGCGGTTGAGGATTTGGGCAGAAACTTCAATCAGAGGATTACAAGAAAGAAGAAGGGCAAGAAAATTAGGAACAAGCTTCACAACATTTCTGCCAATGGGTTTTTGAAAGCTCTCGAGGAAAAGGCGTTAGAATTTGGTGTACCACTCGTGAAAGTGAACCCTGCATTCACTTCACAGGTTTGTCCTAGTTGTGGTGCTTTTCGTGTGAAGCCTGATGAGGACGCTCTGCGTCAGAGGGTTTTCAAGTGTCCAATTTGTGGTTTCGAGGCTGATAGGGATTTTGTTGCTGTCCAAAACCTTTTGGGGCTGTTTCCGTTCAGCCCAAAGGCTCATGAGTCACCAGTTGAGGACTCGGTGAGTCCTGTGATGCTGGTGGTTGAGGCCAACCTCCTGCACCACAAGAACGCATTAATAGTAATTGCTCAAGAACTGCAACAATAG
- a CDS encoding IS607 family transposase has product MPKYYKASEVAELLNYNKTTIIRWIKAGKIKGQKIGRDWRIPEDEVKRLLGEKAEVTRAVLYARVSGRDQKEDLETQLKLLEQYAVGKGYQIVEEIKEIASGLNENRKGLKKLIKLAREKKFDVLIITYPDRLTRFGFKYLEELFSAYDVRIETVFTKDKTPKEELVEDLMTIITSFAGRLYGLRSHKNRKFVQEFKKLLREVEKE; this is encoded by the coding sequence GTGCCTAAGTATTACAAGGCTTCTGAAGTTGCGGAACTCCTCAACTACAACAAGACTACAATAATCCGCTGGATAAAGGCAGGAAAGATCAAGGGGCAGAAAATAGGCCGGGACTGGCGTATTCCAGAAGATGAAGTGAAGAGACTGCTTGGAGAAAAGGCCGAAGTAACTCGGGCAGTTCTTTATGCGAGAGTCTCGGGAAGAGACCAGAAAGAAGACTTGGAAACACAACTCAAACTCCTTGAACAGTATGCAGTTGGCAAGGGTTATCAGATTGTCGAAGAAATAAAAGAAATTGCATCTGGGCTCAACGAAAACAGGAAAGGGCTCAAGAAACTCATCAAGCTTGCAAGAGAGAAGAAATTTGACGTCCTAATAATCACATATCCAGACCGGTTGACAAGATTCGGCTTCAAGTACCTTGAAGAGTTATTTTCGGCCTATGATGTGAGAATAGAAACAGTCTTCACCAAGGACAAAACCCCAAAAGAAGAACTCGTTGAAGACTTGATGACAATAATTACAAGCTTTGCGGGAAGGCTTTATGGATTGAGAAGCCACAAGAACAGGAAGTTCGTTCAGGAATTCAAAAAACTCCTTAGGGAGGTCGAAAAGGAATGA
- a CDS encoding sulfite exporter TauE/SafE family protein, giving the protein MPAVLESLTQSQNHLGNLILLFTRKYYQFFTFHIIAEFLNPQNLDRWVVDYSLAVPILVPVVIGSWFGAKTAVKIGSQKLKIVFQIISALTILKLLSGVL; this is encoded by the coding sequence GTGCCCGCCGTTCTAGAGTCTCTCACACAGTCTCAAAATCACTTGGGCAATCTGATCCTGCTCTTCACGAGAAAATACTACCAATTCTTTACTTTTCACATAATCGCAGAGTTCCTCAACCCTCAAAACCTTGACCGTTGGGTTGTTGACTATTCTCTAGCGGTTCCAATTCTGGTTCCAGTTGTGATAGGCTCTTGGTTCGGCGCAAAGACAGCTGTAAAAATAGGAAGTCAAAAGCTGAAGATCGTTTTCCAAATAATCAGTGCTCTGACAATTCTAAAGTTGTTGAGCGGAGTACTTTAA